Genomic window (bacterium):
TCGCAGAGGGATAACGTCTGTGAGAGAGGTTTTAACTCTCATTTTTTTTCTGGCAAAATGGAGCAACTTTTAATGACCTTTCAAACTTCAGGCATTAATATATTAAGTGTTCTTGCACTTTTTACTCTAAAAGGAGTAGTTTGATATGGAGGATTTGAAAGAGGTTGTTGATAAGTTGCTTAAGAAGTTTAACGAAAACCGGAGTCCGGAGTGTGAGGCAAAAATTCTTTCTATGGATAAAGATTCTTTGTTCGTTGAATTCTCAGGTACTGCCGCCTCATGCAGTTGCTGTTTTGACGAGCATATACAGGATTTTATCTATTATCTTAGAGATTTTACAGGAATGAATTTTGAAATAACGGAAATGAAAAGGCCCAACTTCGGTATATTCTTGGCAAAATTTGAAAAGATCGAGATTTAATCTTATCTCGGGATTCCCCTGGGTGGAATTACATCATGAGAGATTTTCAATCTGGCAAGGCGGGCACGCTTTACGGTGAAGTCACCATAGGTATCGTTTATTTTGTCAATGGAAAATTCAAGTCTTATTTCTTTCTCTTTGTTTTCAAAAAGCGAAAATTGTAGTTTCAAAGGCTTAAGGGCGAATACAGAAACTCCTATAAGCCTTACAGGCTTAATTTCAAGTATTCTGTTTAAGAGAAAGAGTGCATTTCGGTAAATTTCGGTGCTGGTAATGACGGGTTGTGAGAATTTCTTTGAAATCCCACTGCCGGTAAAATCTGAATATCTCATATATACTGAGACTCCGTACCCCATAAGATTATTTTTTCTTAATCTTTTGCCTGTTTTTTCACATAGGTATAATAGATAAGCTCGGATTTCATCAGGGTTTACGACATCTCTTGGGAAGGTCTCAGAGTGCCCGATACTTTTCATCTGAAAACTATTTTCTACGAGGGTAAAATATCCTGCATCCTTTCCCATTGCCATGTCTTTGAACCACTTTCCCCTTATGCCGAATTTTCTTACCAGAACCTCCTCGTCGGTTACCCACAGGTCTCTTACTGTTCTTATTCCGATGGACCTCAGGGCTTCCGCGCTTCTTTCACCAATACCTGGTATTTTCTCAACGTCTAATTCGCCGAGTTTCTCAAGAATTTCTTCTTCCTTTAATTCCATCAGCCCATCAGGTTTTGATAACTCGCAGGCCATTTTAGCTATAACCCGTGATGGCCCGATTCCAACGGTTAGTGGAACCTGGAAATGTTCTTTTATATATTTCTTAATTTTCTTAGCCACCTCTATAGGCTCTGGGATGCCTGTTACGTCTATAAAGGCTTCGTCTACAGAGAAAACCTCCACCTTTGGAAAGTTTAATTTTAGGTAATCCATTATGGATTCAGAGATGTAGGCATATTTTACTATGTCGGCAGGTATTAACACTATGGAAGGACAAAGATCCTTTGCCTTGTAGGTAGGCATCCCCGCTTTGACTCCATATTTTCTCGCTTCGTAGGATACTGAAGCAACCACACCGTGTCTCTGGGCACCGGTTACAACACCTACGGGTTTTCCTTTAAGTTCGGGGCGCGCAGCGACTTCGCAGGATACAAAGAAGGCGTCCATATCTACAAGGAGAAATTTTCTACTCATGGATTATTCCCTCCAGCTTCCATTCAAGGGTTTCGTGGTCAAGGGCAAGAATGTACCTGTTTATGCCGTCTGATGAAGAAAATCTGGTGATGAGATTGCGTCCAACTCTCTCTTTCCATGTAGCATCGGGTTTTTTAAGTTTGATTAGGTTTCCTGAAAATTCAATGTAGACGGGGTATACGGTACCTGCGCTGTTGAACCTGGCAATTACATTAACTTTTCGGTTAAGGGTCTCCATGATGTATACAATTGTATACTATATGAGGTGTTTTGTCAAGAGAGTAGGTTTGTGTTGCAATTAGAAGTTAAAACCTTACAAGATTTGGGCGTCATGAATTTTAAAGATCCGAGATAGTGGAGCAAAAACTATGTTAAAACTACTTTTAACCTTTCAGTTTTTTTTCAAGGATTTCCTTTACGTGGATAGGGTTTCCGCTTCCTTTTAGCCTTTTCATGCACTGACCCAGAATAGCCTGAAAAACCCCCGTTTTGCCCGAAAGATATTTTTCCACTAATTCTTTTTGTTCCTCTAAGACTTCATCAATTATCCTTTCCAGTTCATCTTCGCTTAGTTTCTTTGAAGATTCTGCGAATTCTTCAATACTCTTTGAAAGAGGCACACCCTTTTCAAAAAATCTCGTAAGAGCTTCTTTTGCTTGATTGTTGTTTATTTCTTTAATTTCCAAAGAGTGAGCCAGTCTTATAAATTCAGTTGGTTCCAGGTCTTCAAATTGACAGGTTTTGCCTATGTACGCTGGAAAGATCACGGTAAGCCAGTTGGCAACCAACTTTTTATCCTTTACTTCTCTGGCAATCTTGTCGAAAAATTCAGAGTATTCTCTGTCGAAGGCAATCAGTTTTGCCTGTTCAGGTGAGAGTTTGTAATTTTCAATGTACCTTGTGTATTTCCTATCGGGTAATTCCGGCATTTCGGCTTTAACTTCTTCTATGAATTTTTCATCAAGAATAAGGACAGGCAGATCGGGCTCAGGGAAGTATCTGTAGTCCATGCTCTCTTCCTTTGTTCTCATAGGTCTTGATTCACCCGAGTATTCATCCCACATTCGTGTTTCCTGGTGAATTTTCCTCCCTTCCCTTAAAAGTTTTTCTTGTCTTTCCCTTTCATAATTGAGTGCCTCATAAACTGCTTTAAAAGAGTTGAGGTTTTTCAGCTCCACCTTGGTGCCGTAAATCTCTGGATTCTGGGAAAGGGAGATATTTGCATCGACACGGAGTTCACCTTTTTCCATATCACAGTCAGAGATTTTTAAATATCTGAGGTAATCGCGGAATTTTTCAAGGAAAAGTTTAGCTTCAAGAGGGGAAGAGATGCATGGCTTTGTAACGACTTCCAGCAGAGGAATTCCACTTCGGTTAAAATCAAGTAACACTTCACCCTGAGGAGTATGAATGGACCTTGCAGCCTCTTCTTCTATGTTCATCCGTTCAATTTCAATCCTTTTTATTTCATCGTTTACATTGATATCAAGGTAGGCTTCTACTGCAATGGATTCACTGTACTGGGTAATTTGATATCCTTTAGGAAGATCGGGGTAGAAGTAGTTTTTTCTGTAAAATCTCGAATGCTTATTGATTTTTGCGTTGAGTGCGAGGGCGACTTTGAGAGCCATCCTCACCGCTTCTTCGTTTAATACGGGTAGTACGCCGGGGTATCCGAGACAAACGGGGCAAACGTTGGTGTTGGGGATTACACCGTACTCATTTTTGCACCCACAGAAAAGCTTTGTTTTAGTTTTTAATTGAATGTGGATTTCAAGGCCTATCTTCGTATAGTAATTTTCCTGCATATAAAAATTTTACAGGTCTTTTGAAAGACTTGAAAAAATCATGTAAAATTAAAGCAGTACAGGAGGTTATATGGATATTCAAAAACCTTTTGAAATAGAGTTGGATGAAAGCGTTGCCCAGGGCGTTTACTCTAATATGGTGATGATTTCCTTCTCACCCAGCGAATTTGTTATTGACTTTGCCAAAATCCTCCCGGGGCTGCCGAAGGCCAAGGTCCAGTCGAGGGTTTTGATGACCCCACAGCATGCAAAATTGTTGTTGAAGGCTCTGGAAGACAACATCAAACAGTACGAGGCAAAATTTGGAGAAGTTAAACTCTTTGGAATGGAGCAGAGGAAGATGGGTTTTACCCCAGAGGAAAAGTAGTGAATGGTTATAAAAGGTATAGTGGAATACGATGGAACTGACTTTTACGGATGGCAAATCCAGAAAGACCAGAGAACGGTTCAGGGCGTGCTAAAAGAGGCGCTGGAGACTCTTTTTAAGGGCGTTGACTTCAGGCTAATTGGAGCTTCCAGAACAGACGCAGGAGTTCATGCGGAAAATCAAGTTTTCAGTTTGCATATTCAACAAGATTTGGAGGTTGAACTTCCCAAACTAAAAAGGGCTCTGAATGCGATTTTGCCTCCGGATGTCTATGTAAAATCTCTTGAGTTTGCATCCGATGATTTCCACGCAAGGTTTTCTGCGAAGGCAAAGATTTATAGATACAGGATATTGGATGGCAAACGTTCGCCTCTCAGATCAAGATACGTATGGGAGTTGCCATACCATTTGGATGAAGTGGTCCTTTCACAGTGTGCAAAGTTAATAAGAGGTGAAGTAGATTTCTCCTTCCTTGAAATGGTTAAAGAAAAGGAGGTTAAAAAGGTTAGGTTTTACGATGCGTATTGGAAAAGGGAAAAAGATGAGATGGTTTTTTATGTAGAGGGAAGCCATTTCCTTTACCGGCTGGTAAGGGCCCTTGTGGGTTCAATGGTTTATTCGTACAAAAAGTTTAGTAATTGTAAGTTTTTTGAAGAATTTTTGCGTGGTAAAGAAAAAAAGGTTATTGTGGCTCCTGCAAAGGGATTAACTCTTTTGGAAGTCAAATATTAAAAGGAGGACTGTAATGAAGATCTTTGTGGATACTGCAAACATAAGAGAAATTGAGGAACTTGCTCAGTGGGGGATCATTGAAGGTGCAACCACAAACCCTACGCTCCTTTCTCAGGAAGGGGGGGACCCGGTCAAAGTAATTAAGAGAATTTGTGAGATTTTGAAGGGTCCGGTTTCTGCAGAGGTGGTCTCCACTGATTACGATGGAATGGTACGGGAGGCAAGAGAACTTGCAAAAATTGATGAGCACGTTGTTATAAAGATACCCATGACCGTCGATGGTTTGAGGGCGGTAAAGACCCTGTCTAAGGAAGGGATTAAAACAAATGTGACCCTAATCTTCCAGCCTGTGCAGGCTTTGCTCGCAGCTAAGGCAGGGGCGGCCTATGTATCTCCCTTTGTGGGGAGACTTGATGATATAAGCCATTACGGTCTTGACATCGTAGAACAGATTTTACAGATATTTGAAAATTATGGCTTTGAAACCGAAGTAATCGTAGCTTCTGTAAGACATCCACTCCACGTCCTTGAAGCTGCACTTATGGGAGCGCATATTGTTACAATTCCACCGAAGGTTATTAGACAACTTGTGAATCATCCACTTACGGACATTGGAATTGAGAGGTTTCTTAAAGATTGGGAAAAGTTAAAAGGGAAATAGTATTTAAGATGACCCTCGAAGAAAAAGTTGGATTAACTATTGCCTTTCTCCTTTTTCTTCTGATTGGAGGACTGTTTCTAACACGAGATTTTAATATCCGCAAAAGCAGGACCTACTACGAAGCAATTTTTGATGGCCCGGTTAACATCAGAAAGGGAGATGCGGTAACGGTTCTTGGTGTGCCAATGGGCAAGGTTTCCGATGTTCGGATTGAAGGGAACAGGATTGTTATAATTTTCTTCACAGAGAATTATAAATTGAATGAGGGATCTCAGGTTATTCTCGAGTCCTCCGGACTTCTGGGTCAAGTAAGGCTTCTTGTGATACCTGGGGATGGCAAACCTTTGAAACAAAGATACCGATTTCAGGGGTTAAAGATGAAGAGTTTCGATGACCTTGTGAGGGAATTTTTGAATCTTTCCGATACCCTTGTAAGCTTTTTAGCTGAAATGGAAAACACTTTTAGGGAGATGAAACCTTTAGCTATGCGTTTAGACCGAACTCTTGCTGAGGTTGATGAGATGATAAGGGGATTGAAGGACACCGCATTTGTTGCAATCTCTCAGCAGAATGATAACATCACGACGGTTTTGAAGAGGCTTGATGCAGTGCTGATCGAAGCTGATTCAACGATGAAAGCTTTGAGAAGGAATCCCATATTATCGGATGATTCCCTTTACAGTAAAATTGATTCCGCTTTTGAGATTATGCAAATAATTTCACAGGAACTTAAGAAGGGTATTGAAATAAAAGCCAGACTTAAACTATTCTGAAATGGCTAAACCACAAAAAGCAAAGTCCTATTTTGTTTGCTCTAACTGTGGGTATGAGAGTGTGAAATGGCTTGGCAGGTGTCCAAATTGCGGTGAATGGAATACATTTAAGGAGTTTAGAGACCAGCCTTTGTATCCAGGTGGAAAATCTGGTGCACATAAGGTAATGAGAATCAGCGAAATAGAGACTAAGGAGTATGCTAAGGTTCCTACGGGCATCTATGAATTTGATAGGGTTGTGGAGGAAGGAATTACCCCTTCAAGTCTGATATTGCTGGGAGGTGAACCCGGCATCGGTAAGTCAACTCTTTTACTACAGATAGCGAAGGCTATAACTGACAGGGGGCTGAAAGTACTATATGTTTCAGGCGAGGAATCCCCTGAACAGGTAAAAGGTAGGGCGTCTCGTCTTGGTATTTTTAGTGATCTTCTGTACATAATAGGTGAACAAGACATCTCCGAAATAATGGCGGTTGTCGAAAAAATTGAACCTTTTTTGCTTATCATTGATTCTGTTCAGACAATTTTTATGCCTGAGATAGAACAAGTTGTGGGAAGCGTAACCCAAGTAAGGGAGTGTGGAGCAGAACTTCTTCGGCTTACGAAGGAAAGGCTTATGAGTACCATTATCGTTGGCCATGTAACCAAGGATGGCACACTTGCGGGTCCGAAAACATTGGAGCACATGGTGGATGTTGTGTTATATCTTGAAGGCGAGAAGGGCTCGGATTTAAGAATTTTGAGATGCACAAAAAACAGGTATGGTAGTTCTGATGAAATAGGTATATTTGAAATGACTTCCAGCGGTTTAAAAGAGGTGAGTGATGCAGCTACACTATTTATTTCAAAGGACCATGTGAGGAAGGAAGGAATTGCTTACACTGTCCTTATGGAAGGGAAAAGGCCAATACTTGTGGAAATTCAATCTCTTGTACTCCCAACTTTTTTCCCTTCTCCCCAAAGGGTAACTACGGGTTTTGATACCAAAAGACTTTACATGCTTCTTGCGGTTGTTGAAAGGTTTGCTGGGGTAAGCTTGAGGAGTATGGACATATTTTTGAATGTGACAGGAGGAATAAAGGTTGGCGATTCCTCCGCTGACCTTGCAGTGGTGGCTTCTGTCATATCTTCTTATAAAAAGAGGGCTTTGCCTGAAAATGCCGTTTTTATTGGGGAAGTTGGACTTGGTGGAGAGGTGCGTAGGGTTGTAAACCTTCAAAAAAGAATTGAAGAAGCCAGAAGGCTTGGTTTTATAAACGTGTTTTCACCATTAGAATTTAAAAGTGTTGAGGAGGTTGTTAGGCTATGTCTTGGATAAATGTTCGGCGTATTATCGTATTTATTTTGTTGTTTGGTCTCATCAGTTTTGTGGGCATAAGAGTTCATCTGCTGTCTCCTTATTGGACAATAGCCATTGCCTTTCTCATTTCCTACTCTGTTATTGCACTTGAAAAGCTTCTTTATCGCAGGACGTTTAGAGAGGTTGCAGTATTTCTTGCAACGATTATCGCAGGTTCACTTTTTGGGACTTTTATCGGCTTTTTAATTATTCAATTTCCTGCTTTTAGAGGACCTGAGACCAGAGGATGGATATTTCTTATTACAAATACTGCAGCAATATACCTTTTTGTGGCTTATGTTCTGTCCAGAAAAGACGAACTTATCAAAACCAAAGAAAAAACCAGGGGTGAGATAAGAAAAAGCACGAAACTTATTGATACAAGTGCGCTAATTGATGGAAGGATTGTGGATATGGTGGAACTTGGATTTCTTGAGGGTAATCTTGCAATACCTGCCTTTGTGTTAAAGGAACTTCAAAGTATCGCAGATTCTAAGGATCCTGATAAGAGAGAGAAGGGAAGGCGGGGCATGGAGATGCTGGATAAGTTAAAAGAATTGCTGAAAGATAAATTATTGATTGTTCGTGAGGATATAGTAGGTAAGCACGATGTAGATGAAAAACTCATTGAACTCGCAAGAAAAACTGGAGCCAAGCTTATTACTACTGACTATAATCTGAAAAAAATTGCAGAACATCAGGGTGTTTTTGTTTTAAACGTTAATGAACTTACGGAGAGGTTAAAGTTGCCATTAAATTCAGGGGATTTAATAAAGATCAAAATAGTTCGTGAAGGTAAGGAAAAGGACAAGAAGCAGGGAGTTGGGTATCTTGTGGATGGAACTATGGTGGTTGTTGATGGAGCCAATTCTTATATAGGTCAGGAGATTGAAGTCGTGGTCCACTCTGTTTTGCAGACAGAGACTGGTCGAATTGTATTTGCTAGACTGAAAGGAGAAATGTAATATGAACCCTTTTCATACCGCTTCGGAAGACGAGATTAGAAAGGGGTTAACTACTGACGTATATTTTAAGCGGACTGTGGAAATCTTGCGGCACAAAAACGTAAAGAAATCAGTGGTGGCCGAGTTTACCGTAGGGTCTTTACCTGACGGATATCAGTGGGCCGTTTTTGCAGGATTGGAATATGTTGTGAAGCTACTTGAAGGAATTCCGGTAAACCTGTATTCAATACCAGAAGGAACATTATTTAGTCCAAGGGATTTTGAAGGAATCCCCGTGCCGGTAATGGTTATCGAAGGTGAATATTCTTCTTTTTCTGAATTTGAAACTCCTGTTCTTGGTTTTATATGTCAGGCGTCCGGTGTAGCTACGAAATCTGCGAGAATAAAAAAGGCTGCTGGTGACTCGATTGTATTGTCTTTTGGAGTTAGGAGAATGCATCCAGCCCTTGCTCCTTTTATTGATAGAAATGCCTATATCGGCGGTTGTGACGGTGTTTCTTCTATATTAGGAGCTGAGGCTATAGGTAAGAGACCAACAGGTACCATGCCCCACGCTTTAATGTTGGTTATGGGTGAAGAAGAAGCTTGGAAGGCTTATGATGATGTGATTCCTCAGGACATTCCAAGAATTGCCCTTATTGATACTTTTGGTGATGAAAAATTTGCCGCATTGGAAGCAGCTTCCAGAATAAAAGATCTCCTTGGTGTTAGACTTGATACTCCAGCATCCCGAAGGGGTAATATGGAGCGAATTGTAAGGGAAGTCAGATGGGAGCTGGATTTGAGGGGGTTTGAGAACGTGAGGATTTACGTTTCGGGAGGACTTGATGAGGACGACATTCCGCCTCTTAAGAAGGCTGGCGCCTTCGGGTTTGGCGTGGGAACATCTATTTCCAATGCTCCAACCATTGATTTTGCAATGGACATTGTGGAAGTTGAGGGGGCACCGCTGGCCAAAAAGGGCAAGTTCAGTGGTAGAAAGAAAGTATGGAAATGCAGTCATTGTCAAACTCTCAAGGTTACTTCTAATAGTGTTGACTCTGTTAGTTGTTCCTCTTGTGGTGAGAATATGGAGCTTACGCTGA
Coding sequences:
- a CDS encoding DNA polymerase IV, giving the protein MSRKFLLVDMDAFFVSCEVAARPELKGKPVGVVTGAQRHGVVASVSYEARKYGVKAGMPTYKAKDLCPSIVLIPADIVKYAYISESIMDYLKLNFPKVEVFSVDEAFIDVTGIPEPIEVAKKIKKYIKEHFQVPLTVGIGPSRVIAKMACELSKPDGLMELKEEEILEKLGELDVEKIPGIGERSAEALRSIGIRTVRDLWVTDEEVLVRKFGIRGKWFKDMAMGKDAGYFTLVENSFQMKSIGHSETFPRDVVNPDEIRAYLLYLCEKTGKRLRKNNLMGYGVSVYMRYSDFTGSGISKKFSQPVITSTEIYRNALFLLNRILEIKPVRLIGVSVFALKPLKLQFSLFENKEKEIRLEFSIDKINDTYGDFTVKRARLARLKISHDVIPPRGIPR
- the gatB gene encoding Asp-tRNA(Asn)/Glu-tRNA(Gln) amidotransferase subunit GatB gives rise to the protein MQENYYTKIGLEIHIQLKTKTKLFCGCKNEYGVIPNTNVCPVCLGYPGVLPVLNEEAVRMALKVALALNAKINKHSRFYRKNYFYPDLPKGYQITQYSESIAVEAYLDINVNDEIKRIEIERMNIEEEAARSIHTPQGEVLLDFNRSGIPLLEVVTKPCISSPLEAKLFLEKFRDYLRYLKISDCDMEKGELRVDANISLSQNPEIYGTKVELKNLNSFKAVYEALNYERERQEKLLREGRKIHQETRMWDEYSGESRPMRTKEESMDYRYFPEPDLPVLILDEKFIEEVKAEMPELPDRKYTRYIENYKLSPEQAKLIAFDREYSEFFDKIAREVKDKKLVANWLTVIFPAYIGKTCQFEDLEPTEFIRLAHSLEIKEINNNQAKEALTRFFEKGVPLSKSIEEFAESSKKLSEDELERIIDEVLEEQKELVEKYLSGKTGVFQAILGQCMKRLKGSGNPIHVKEILEKKLKG
- a CDS encoding DUF3467 domain-containing protein; the encoded protein is MDIQKPFEIELDESVAQGVYSNMVMISFSPSEFVIDFAKILPGLPKAKVQSRVLMTPQHAKLLLKALEDNIKQYEAKFGEVKLFGMEQRKMGFTPEEK
- the truA gene encoding tRNA pseudouridine(38-40) synthase TruA, with the protein product MVIKGIVEYDGTDFYGWQIQKDQRTVQGVLKEALETLFKGVDFRLIGASRTDAGVHAENQVFSLHIQQDLEVELPKLKRALNAILPPDVYVKSLEFASDDFHARFSAKAKIYRYRILDGKRSPLRSRYVWELPYHLDEVVLSQCAKLIRGEVDFSFLEMVKEKEVKKVRFYDAYWKREKDEMVFYVEGSHFLYRLVRALVGSMVYSYKKFSNCKFFEEFLRGKEKKVIVAPAKGLTLLEVKY
- the fsa gene encoding fructose-6-phosphate aldolase produces the protein MKIFVDTANIREIEELAQWGIIEGATTNPTLLSQEGGDPVKVIKRICEILKGPVSAEVVSTDYDGMVREARELAKIDEHVVIKIPMTVDGLRAVKTLSKEGIKTNVTLIFQPVQALLAAKAGAAYVSPFVGRLDDISHYGLDIVEQILQIFENYGFETEVIVASVRHPLHVLEAALMGAHIVTIPPKVIRQLVNHPLTDIGIERFLKDWEKLKGK
- a CDS encoding MlaD family protein; the encoded protein is MGKVKREIVFKMTLEEKVGLTIAFLLFLLIGGLFLTRDFNIRKSRTYYEAIFDGPVNIRKGDAVTVLGVPMGKVSDVRIEGNRIVIIFFTENYKLNEGSQVILESSGLLGQVRLLVIPGDGKPLKQRYRFQGLKMKSFDDLVREFLNLSDTLVSFLAEMENTFREMKPLAMRLDRTLAEVDEMIRGLKDTAFVAISQQNDNITTVLKRLDAVLIEADSTMKALRRNPILSDDSLYSKIDSAFEIMQIISQELKKGIEIKARLKLF
- the radA gene encoding DNA repair protein RadA; translated protein: MAKPQKAKSYFVCSNCGYESVKWLGRCPNCGEWNTFKEFRDQPLYPGGKSGAHKVMRISEIETKEYAKVPTGIYEFDRVVEEGITPSSLILLGGEPGIGKSTLLLQIAKAITDRGLKVLYVSGEESPEQVKGRASRLGIFSDLLYIIGEQDISEIMAVVEKIEPFLLIIDSVQTIFMPEIEQVVGSVTQVRECGAELLRLTKERLMSTIIVGHVTKDGTLAGPKTLEHMVDVVLYLEGEKGSDLRILRCTKNRYGSSDEIGIFEMTSSGLKEVSDAATLFISKDHVRKEGIAYTVLMEGKRPILVEIQSLVLPTFFPSPQRVTTGFDTKRLYMLLAVVERFAGVSLRSMDIFLNVTGGIKVGDSSADLAVVASVISSYKKRALPENAVFIGEVGLGGEVRRVVNLQKRIEEARRLGFINVFSPLEFKSVEEVVRLCLG
- a CDS encoding nicotinate phosphoribosyltransferase; this translates as MNPFHTASEDEIRKGLTTDVYFKRTVEILRHKNVKKSVVAEFTVGSLPDGYQWAVFAGLEYVVKLLEGIPVNLYSIPEGTLFSPRDFEGIPVPVMVIEGEYSSFSEFETPVLGFICQASGVATKSARIKKAAGDSIVLSFGVRRMHPALAPFIDRNAYIGGCDGVSSILGAEAIGKRPTGTMPHALMLVMGEEEAWKAYDDVIPQDIPRIALIDTFGDEKFAALEAASRIKDLLGVRLDTPASRRGNMERIVREVRWELDLRGFENVRIYVSGGLDEDDIPPLKKAGAFGFGVGTSISNAPTIDFAMDIVEVEGAPLAKKGKFSGRKKVWKCSHCQTLKVTSNSVDSVSCSSCGENMELTLIQYLENGKVVRSLPTVDEIRSYVLAQLQRVDLQV